A region from the Neurospora crassa OR74A linkage group V, whole genome shotgun sequence genome encodes:
- a CDS encoding acetyltransferase — MSTTHYSPTLTNAWRSPRLIYRAIEDNPIDRHTLWTFFDADPTSIAMASLRPLNPQPLAYVQRLYEHAHTLHIRVFICLPPSDADIAQWESLIQEKAAASGLTATLDLEKLKGEFPRPGPTPIGVVTLMPPMGTEELHHRNAMIGVGIGAEWRGKGYGGEAVDWVLDYGFGRLGLHRIWLAAFAYNERACRLYRQLGFVEEGREREAVLYERKWWDMLRFSMLEGEWEVLRAKQKEAAKGEKEGDGEMEE; from the coding sequence ATGTCCACCACCCACTACTCCCCCACCCTCACCAACGCCTGGCGTTCCCCTCGCCTCATCTACCGCGCCATTGAAGACAACCCCATCGACAGGCACACCCTCTGGACCTTCTTCGACGCCGACCCCACCTCCATCGCCATGGCCTCCCTGCGGCCTCTCAACCCCCAACCCCTCGCCTATGTGCAGCGTCTCTACGAACACGCCCACACGCTGCACATCCGCGTCTTCATCTGCCTCCCGCCCTCCGACGCCGACATTGCCCAGTGGGAATCCCTCATCCAAGAAAAGGCCGCAGCATCGGGGTTGACAGCCACGTTGGATCTCGAGAAGTTGAAGGGAGAATTCCCGCGCCCCGGGCCGACGCCGATTGGGGTGGTGACGCTCATGCCGCCTATGGGGACCGAGGAACTGCATCATCGGAATGCCATGATTGGCGTGGGGATCGGGGCGGAGTGGCGGGGCAAAGGGTATGGAGGGGAGGCGGTGGATTGGGTTCTGGATTATGGGTTTGGGAGGTTGGGGTTGCATCGGATTTGGCTGGCGGCGTTTGCGTATAATGAGAGGGCGTGTAGGCTGTATAGGCAGTTGGGGTtcgtggaggaggggagggagagggaggcggtGCTGTATGAGAGGAAGTGGTGGGATATGCTGAGGTTTAGCATGTTGGAGGGGGAGTGGGAGGTTTTGAGGgcgaagcagaaggaggcggcgaagggggagaaagagggggaTGGCGAGATGGAGGAGTGA
- a CDS encoding kinesin — protein sequence MRTLAMESSENRNALNPASTKLRLPTTYAATATATAPTGLKEISDSQSNARAQMSSIPTKRAANDSGVAPPDAKRKTLAERAGEPIQPKSHLPAPTPTSAFLTGTISGASIVQLANARNANKTTATALPRASSATGHRPTYSSTNPSSFTKSLGPSSRPPVTGLRQPSFNQPTNRSRSISKPRPATSMSGHGPSRDVSVAPSQPAPTQPPNGIDVDERLNEVDAEWKVMKEAFSISLQDKKAMETAVQMAKNQVDTLEAERQKLNERNELLQKEMDALRQQFQQLTLTLERQKMDHEYQLQNKSREHEHEVQELQRKLKQESERLQRINREEKDAFERQCRADLEGEKAKAAKEVQDLRLKLGAEQQDINKSLLEKERELRQLQSQLDDLRSELSQEQKNKRALQEQINEMATTNGKLEARNQGLRAQIDFLESDSKQQSDSFAQMEARLREALEIAENAKQKLIKEETERRILFNKYQELKGNIRVMCRVRPALGKSEGSEAKIMFPDAKTSSAQIEVTGLEEKSSFGNINRKVLPFEFDRVFAPSVHNEEIFDEISQLVQSALDGYNVCIFCYGQTGSGKTYTMSSPDGMIPRATHMIYDTITKLREKSWTYTMEGSFVEVYNEELNDLLDGSSNNSKKKLEIRHDDVRKQTTVLNCKTVALDSADKVEMMLKQAQNNRSVAATKANERSSRSHSVFILKLVGENSVTNERCEGTLNLVDLAGSERLKHSQAEGERMRETQSINKSLACLGDVIEALGRGSSHVPYRNSKLTHLLQYSLGGNSKTLMFVMVSPLEAHLKETITSLRFATKVHNTHIGTAKSTKKAIKDRSSES from the exons ATGCGCACGCTCGCCATGGAGAGCTCCGAGAACAGG AACGCCCTTAACCCAGCCTCGACCAAGTTGCGACTTCCAACCACCTACGCCGCCACGGCCACCGCGACTGCTCCCACCGGCCTCAAAGAGATCTCCGACTCCCAGAGCAACGCGCGAGCGCAAATGTCGTCCATACCCACGAAGCGCGCCGCAAACGACAGCGGTG TCGCCCCGCCTGATGCGAAACGAAAAACCCTCGCCGAGAGGGCCGGCGAGCCTATCCAGCCAAAGTCCCATTTACCAGCGCCAACGCCCACCAGCGCCTTTCTCACAGGCACCATATCCGGCGCATCAATCGTTCAGTTGGCTAAT GCCCGAAATGCGAACAAAACGACGGCAACGGCGCTCCCGCGCGCAAGCTCGGCGACTGGTCATCGGCCAACTTACTCCTCGACAAACCCATCCAGCTTCACAAAGAGTTTGGGTCCTTCAAGCCGACCACCTGTAACAGGATTACGACAACCCAGCTTCAACCAGCCCACAAATCGATCGCGATCCATTTCCAAGCCACGACCAGCAACATCGATGAGCGGCCATGGACCTTCGAGAGACGTTAGCGTAGCGCCTTCACAGCCGGCGCCTACCCAGCCGCCTAATG GCATTGACGTCGACGAGCGGCTCAACGAGGTTGATGCGGAATGGAAGGTGATGAAGGAGGCTTTCAGCATATCTTTGCAAGACAAGAAGGCCATGGAAACGGCCGTTCAGATGGCAAAGAATCAAG TGGACACACTTGAGGCGGAACGACAAAAACTGAACGAGAGAAACGAACTGCTGcagaaggagatggatgcGTTGCGACAACAGTTCCAACAACTGACCCTCACACTGGAAAGACAGAAGATGGACCATGAATATCAACTTCAGAACAAGTCAAGAGAGCATGAACATGAAGTCCAAGAATTACAGAGAAAGTTGAAACAGGAAAGCGAACGACTGCAACGAATCAACCGCGAGGAAAAGGACGCTTTTGAGAGGCAATGTCGGGCAGATCTGGAGGGTGAAAAGGCAAAGGCGGCAAAGGAGGTCCAAGACTTGCGGCTGAAGCTTGGGGCAGAACAGCAGGATATCAACAAATCGCTCTTGGAGAAAGAACGAGAACTACGGCAACTGCAATCTCAACTGGACGATCTGCGGTCAGAACTGAGCCAAGAgcaaaaaaacaaaagggCGTTGCAGGAACAGATCAATGAGATGGCGACAACAAATGGGAAACTGGAAGCCCGGAACCAAGGACTTCGGGCGCAGATTGACTTCCTTGAATCTGATAGCAAGCAACAGTCGGATTCGTTTGCACAGATGGAGGCACGGCTTCGGGAGGCCCTGGAAATCGCGGAGAACGCCAAACAGAAGCTCAtcaaggaggagacggagaggCGGATATTGTTCAACAAGTACCAGGAGCTCAAAGGCAATATCCGGGTCATGTGCAGAGTCCGTCCTGCACTCGGCAAATCCGAAGGCAGCGAGGCCAAGATTATGTTCCCCGACGCCAAAACGTCGTCCGCACAGATTGAAGTGACCGGGCTCGAGGAAAAGAGTAGCTTTGGAAACATCAACCGCAAGGTGCTCCCCTTCGAATTCGACCGAGTCTTTGCTCCGTCAGTCCACAACGAGGAAATCTTCGACGAGATCTCTCAGCTGGTACAGAGCGCTTTGGACGGCTACAACGTGTGTATCTTTTGCTACGGCCAAACCGGTTCTGGCAAGACGTACACTATGTCGTCTCCAGATGGCATGATCCCGCGAGCCACCCACATGATATACGATACCATAACGAAACTTAGGGAGAAGTCGTGGACGTACACCATGGAGGGTAGTTTCGTCGAGGTATACAACGAAGAGTTGAACGACCTGCTcgacggcagcagcaacaacagcaagaaGAAACTCGAGATCCGCCACGACGATGTCCGCAAGCAGACAACGGTACTCAACTGCAAGACCGTTGCCCTTGACTCGGCCGACAAGGTGGAGATGATGCTCAAGCAGGCGCAAAACAACCGCAGCGTGGCCGCCACCAAAGCCAACGAGCGGTCCTCGCGCTCCCACtccgtcttcatcctcaagCTTGTGGGCGAGAACTCGGTCACGAATGAGCGGTGCGAGGGTACGCTGAACTTGGTCGACCTGGCGGGTTCTGAGCGGCTGAAGCACTCGCAGGCCGAAGGGGAGAGAATGAGGGAGACGCAGAGCATCAACAAGAGCTTGGCGTGCTTGGGAGATGTTATTGAGGCGCTGGGCAGAGGGTCGTCACACGTGCCGTACAGGAACTCAAAGTTGACGCATCTGCTGCAGTACTCGCTGGGAGGCAACTCGAAGACGTTGATGTTCGTTATGGTGAGCCCGTTGGAGGCGCACTTAAAGGAGACGATTACCAGCTTGAGGTTTGCTACCAAG GTACATAATACCCATATTGGAACGGCAAAATCTACAAAGAAGGCTATCAAGGATCGATCGAGCGAGTCTTGA
- a CDS encoding vacuolar protein sorting protein Vps66 codes for MEKFSQFRDRGSGISPFMPSPAPTPSLLSTLSGPLIFLLRLPFFVLYTISYFLLLPLLPSPLRKLLLWGFFALTGTWWSDLQLDGVKRGSLSQQPPSRIPRGGTVIAANFTSPLDAVYLAAVWDCVFVQSFPGSRQVRRLSLWQAISLALSPRQLAGPPAGDSEKLTTIAQLLKDYPTRAIAVFPECATTNGKGILPLSPSLLTVPSSTQIFPLSLRYTPVDDTTPVPGGVKVWLSFLWKLLARPTHCIRIRIGEGLVNTVGASNGVSHGESSGVDVRERQEGGDGELTAEEQRLLDKVAETLARLGRAKRVGLTVEDKKNFVKAWEKRRR; via the exons ATGGAGAAATTCTCCCAATTCCGCGACCGCG GTTCCGGCATCTCTCCCTTTATGCCCTCCCCCGCCCCCACTCCGTCCCTCCTTTCCACCCTTTCGGGCCCCCtaatcttcctcctccgcctccccttcttcgtcctctatACCATCTCctacttcctccttctcccgcTCCTGCCCTCCCCGCTGCGCAAGCTTCTGCTATGGGGCTTCTTCGCCCTAACCGGCACCTGGTGGTCGGACCTGCAGCTCGACGGCGTCAAGCGCGGCTCGCTTTCTCAACAACCGCCCTCCCGAATTCCGAGGGGCGGGACGGTGATCGCGGCGAACTTTACGAGTCCATTGGACGCGGTGTACTTGGCGGCGGTGTGGGATTGTGTTTTTGTGCAGAGCTTCCCTGGAAGCAGGCAAGTGAGGAGGTTGAGTCTTTGGCAAGCTATCTCCTTGGCACTTAGCCCGCGCCAGTTGGCTGGGCCACCGGCGGGTGATAGCGAGAAGTTGACGACGATCGCTCAGCTGCTCAAAGATTACCCGACTAGAGCGATTGCTGTCTTTCCGGAGTGCGCTACCACCAACGGCAAGGGCATCTTGCCGCTTTCGCCGTCGCTGCTTACCGTTCCGAGCTCGACGCAGATCTTCCCGCTCAGCTTGCGGTATACCCCCGTTGACGACACCACCCCGGTTCCTGGGGGAGTGAAGGTGTGGTTGAGCTTTCTGTGGAAGTTGCTGGCTAGGCCGACGCACTGTATCAGGATTCGCATTGGCGAGGGGCTGGTTAATACCGTAGGGGCTAGCAATGGTGTTTCACATGGGGAGAGCTCGGGGGTGGATGTCCGCGAAAGGCaagagggaggggatggagAGTTGACGGCCGAGGAGCAGAGGCTTTTGGATAAGGTGGCGGAGACGTTGGCGAGGTTGGGTAGGGCGAAGAGAGTTGGGTTGACTgtggaggacaagaagaacttTGTGAAGGcttgggagaagaggaggaggtag
- a CDS encoding dihydroxy-acid dehydratase, translating to MLAPSLLRAQAPRALASARLSLRSLSTTPRRYNAQEKQLNKVSANITQPKSQGASQAMLYATGLNEDDMNKAQVGISSVWYEGNPCNMHLLDLSGLVKESVAKAGLVPMRFNTIGVSDGISMGTTGMRYSLQSREIIADSIETVMNGQWYDANISLPGCDKNMPGVLIAMGRVNRPSIMVYGGTIKPGCNMKGENIDIVSAFQAYGQYISGEIDEKQRFDIIRNACPGGGACGGMYTANTMATAIETLGMTLPGSSSYPAESPEKKNECLSVGEAIKNLLREDIRPTDILTRQAFENAMIVVNILGGSTNAVLHLIAIADSVGIKLTIDDFQAVSDRTPFLADLKPSGKWVMEDLSKIGGTPALLKFLLKEGILDGSGITSTGKTMKENVEKFPDFPTDQAIIRPLSNPIKETGHIQILRGSLAPGGSVGKITGKEGLRFEGKARCFDYEDGFIEALERGEIKKGEKTVVVIRYEGPKGGPGMPEMLKPSSAIMGYGLGKDVALITDGRFSGGSHGFLIGHIVPEAMEGGPIGLVRDGDTIVIDAEKKVLDLEVPEEELAKRRKEWKAPEPKAKRGTLRKYAQLVKDASSGCVTDA from the exons ATGCTCGCTCCCTCCCTTCTGCGGGCTCAGGCCCCCAGAGCTCTGGCTTCTGCCCGTCTCTCCCT CCGCTCCCTCTCCACCACTCCCCGCCGCTACAATGCCCAGGAGAAGCAGCTCAACAAGGTGTCGGCCAACATCACCCAGCCCAAGTCTCAGGGTGCTTCCCAGGCCATGCTCTACGCCACCGGCCTCAACGAGGACGACATGAACAAGGCCCAGGTCGGTATCTCGTCTGTCTGGTATGAGGGCAACCCTTGCAACATGCACCTTCTCGACCTCTCCGGCCTCGTCAAGGAGTCCGTTGCCAAGGCTGGCCTCGTCCCCATGCGCTTCAACACCATCGGTGTCTCGGACGGTATCTCCATGGGTACCACCGGTATGCGCTACAGCTTGCAGTCCCGTGAGATTATTGCCGACTCCATCGAGACCGTCATGAACGGCCAGTGGTACGACGCCAACATCTCCCTCCCCGGTTGCGACAAGAACATGCCCGGTGTCCTCATCGCCATGGGCCGTGTCAACCGCCCCTCCATCATGGTCTACGGTGGTACCATCAAGCCCGGCTGCAACATGAAGGGCGAGAACATCGATATCGTTTCCGCCTTCCAGGCATACGGCCAGTACATCTCCGGTGAGATCGACGAGAAGCAGCGCTTCGATATCATCCGCAACGCCTGCCCTGGTGGTGGCGCCTGCGGTGGCATGTACACTGCCAACACCATGGCCACCGCCATCGAGACCCTCGGCATGACCCTTCCcggttcctcctcctacccCGCCGAGTCtcccgagaagaagaacgagTGCTTGAGCGTCGGTGAGGCCATCAAGAACCTCCTCCGCGAGGACATCCGCCCCACCGATATCCTTACTCGCCAGGCCTTCGAGAACGCCATGATCGTCGTCAACATTCTTGGCGGTTCCACCAACGCCGTCCTCCACTTGATTGCCATCGCCGACTCCGTTGGCATCAAGCTCACCATCGATGACTTCCAGGCCGTCTCCGACCGCACTCCTTTCCTTGCCGACCTCAAGCCTTCCGGCAAGTGGGTCATGGAGGACCTTAGCAAGATTGGCGGCACCCCCGCCCTTCTCAAATTCCTCCTCAAGGAGGGAATCCTCGACGGCTCCGGCATCACCTCGACCGGTAAGACCATGAAGGAGAACGTCGAGAAGTTCCCCGACTTCCCCACCGACCAGGCCATCATCCGCCCTCTGTCGAACCCCATCAAGGAAACCGGACACATTCAGATCCTCCGCGGCTCTCTCGCTCCCGGCGGTTCCGTCGGCAAGATCACCGGCAAGGAGGGTCTCCGTTTCGAGGGTAAGGCTCGCTGCTTCGACTACGAGGACGGCTTTATTGAGGCTCTCGAGCGTGGcgagatcaagaagggcgagaagaccgtcgtcgtcatccgcTACGAGGGTCCCAAGGGCGGCCCTGGCATGCCCGAAATGCTCAAGCCTTCGTCCGCCATTATGGGCTACGGTCTCGGCAAGGACGTTGCCCTCATCACTGACGGCCGCTTCTCCGGTGGTTCTCACGGCTTCCTCATCGGCCACATTGTGCCTGAGGCTATGGAGGGTGGCCCCATTGGTCTCGTCCGCGATGGCGACACCATCGTCATCgacgccgagaagaaggttcTTGACCTTGAGGTTCCTGAGGAGGAGCTCGCCAAGCGCCGCAAGGAGTGGAAGGCTCCTGAGCCCAAGGCTAAGCGTGGTACTCTCAGGAAGTACGCCCAGCTCGTCAAGGATGCTAGCTCTGGCTGCGTCACTGACGCTTAA